aaatgtttttcaaatTCTCAAAACTGAATACATACCTAGGTTACCGACACGGCCAGTACGACCAATGCGGTGAACATACTCCTCAATGTCACTGGGGAGGTCGAAGTTGATGACGTGCTTCACATTGGAGATGTCCAGACCGCGGGCAGCCACCTACATGGACACCATAATTACTTGGCATCACAAGACTCATTACCAACTCAAAACCAACTGAAGGAAATTTGAAGACTTACAGCTGTGGCGACCAAAATCGGGCATCTGCCAGAGCGGAACTGGTGAAGTGCTTCCTCACGGTCTCTCTGGGATCGGTCACCATGGATGCTGGTGCAAGCGTAGCCCTCGCGGTAGAGGAAATCCTCCAATGAGTCAGCACCTTTTTTGGTCTCGACAAACACCAGCGTCAGAGAATCCTTGCCTGTAGAGAAATGATAAAATGTTAACTAATTTATAGCAAAATACCAGATATTAAGATTCCAGCCTAGAAGAGCAAATAAAAAGCCACATTGTCAGAACGGTAATGGGATGTAAGTCTTTATATTTGATGCCATCTTTTATATAACTTGTAACAAGAATGACATGATTgagatgatttaaaaataaataaaataaataaaaaagggggggagGCAATTTTATTTCAACGCCTGAAATAAAACCATCTGCATAAGCATTTTAAACCAAATAGAATGTCTACTGGCAATCAAGAAATAAAATCGCCATGTATCTGAAAAGGACTAAggaagaaaaaaggcaaaaacaacGATGGCATGGGGGATGTGATGAAAATAGATGGAACAGCAGAAAAGCTGGACCATTTAACAGggacttaaaaataaaaataaaaatctaatttacaaAGGGAAAAATAAGGATGACATTGGCATTCCACACCCATCAAAAAATATTCTACTCACCAGGTTTCTCAATGCTTTCCCCAGTTTGGTCCTGAACCTCGCTGGGTATGACTTTGAATAAAACCAAACCTACACTTTATGCAGTGTTCAACCAAACTGCATAATGCACACAGAAGTGCATGTTTCATTCACCACTCACTACACATTTAAAAGGTAAACTATTACAAGAGCTAGCTCGCcaagataaatgaaatatttgaaacTGCTGAAGAATATAATGCTTTAGACAAGCAATGAGTCAAATTACCTGTAGCATTGAGGAGATCAAGCAGGAAAGACCTCTTGTCATTCTCTTCTACCCACACAACCTTTTGAGTGATGTTCTCTGAGGTGGAGCCCACTCGGCCCACAGCCAAGAAAATGTACTCATCCAGGAAATCACGGGCCAGGATCTGCCCAAGAACATAAGGTGCTCAAATTCTATTGTTTCATTGTTATGCAAATCTAGTTACAGTTTAAGGAGACCTGTCTACATGCACCACAGCAGCAGTCACATTGTTTTCGTAATGAGCAACCAGTCTTCAGGCTTACCTGAATCTCCTTAGGGAAGGTGGCACTGAACATCATGGTTTGACGATGGCCTTTGGGGGGCATGGTGTCCTGTTCCACAATGCGCCGGATCTGGGGCTCGAAACCCATGTCCAACATTCGATCAGCTTCATCCAGCACCAGGTAGCTTCATGATTGAAAAGGACCAGGTCAGTTCAACATGCTGGAATCTACAAATCTCACAGACCATCCACTGGCACATTCAAAAGAAGGCTTCTTATACCTGCAGTAGTCTAGGCCAATCTTGCCTCGCTCCATCATGTCCACTAGACGCCCTGGTGTGGCCACCAAGAGGTGGCAGCCTCTCTCCAGATCACGGATCTGCTGGCCAATGTCAGCCCCACCATACACCACGCACGGACGAACACGGGAGCGGTAGGCAAACTGGATAAAAACGGAGGTCAAAGTAAATCAAACAGACAGTAATGACGCAGGTCAGGAGACCTAGGagggagagagcaggagaggtaCCTTTCGGGCCTCGTCATAAATCTGGAGGGCCAGCTCTCTGGTTGGGGCCAGAACCAGAGAGAGTGGGTACTGCTTGCGGCGCCCGTATTTGCCATTTTCCTGGGAGCCACCTTTCACGGCCTGCAGGGCCTCTCCTGGCCCATCTGTGTAAATCTGACTGAGCACCGGCAGCAGGAAGGCAGCAGTTTTACCAGAGCCTGTCCACGAACAAACAGTGTTGATTGAAATGACCTCAAATCTACAAGCAGAAAACCTAAAGCAAAACCTCTGAGCATCCACGCATGGCACTCACCAGTCTGGGCACACGCCATTAGGTCTCTCTTGGACTTGATGATTGGAATGGCATGCTTCTGGACCGGGGTAGGGCGGCTATAGCGGCTCAGTGTGATGTTGCCCATGATGATCTCCCCCATGTCCACATCATGGAACTGAAGCAGACAAAATTTGCAATCTGAACACCATTTTCACAGTTCTGAGTTAACATCAGATTCTAATGCAGCACATCAGAACTTACACTGTCGATGGGACTAGGGGCATTCTGACCGGTGGCCTCGACAGGAATGTCATCGTACTTCTCAAAGTTGATTCCTGTATTGCTGCCAGAAAACAGCTCACTGCAAAGCAGAGAAGACGAACGGGTGAGCGTGCCTGACTAAACCGAGGCAGGTGGCAGGTCACGGGTTCAGGGTCAAGTACTCACTGTTCAAGACGCTCGTTGCGAGACAGCGGCTTGGACCAGTCTTCTTCATCCCTGGAGTCATCTAACCAGCGGCCGCCTCCACCGCTCGCAAACCCTCCACGCTCAAACCTGCAGACCAATAGCGCACTGCTCAGCATTTTGGGCTATAAAAAAATAGCTGCTGTTAACTCACAGTTCAGTAGGGAAGACTTAAAATCCCATACCTTGGCCGTGAAGAGCCTCGATCGTTGAAGAAAGAAGACTTGCCCCGGTCGCTGCGTCCTCCAAAACTGGTGTAagcatctctgtctctctggacATTCCAGCCACCACCATCTTTGTTGTCATAGCCAAATCCCtctaataaattacatttacagcatttatcagacgcctttatccagatcgactaacaatcagtagttacagggacagtccccctggagcaactcagggtttagtgtcttgctcagggacacaagggtagtaagtgggatttgaacctgggtcatggttcataggagagtgtgttgcccactaggccactaccaaaAAAATAAGGGTGTATGTAGCGGTCAGGCCTCAGCTAACCaccttaatataaaaaaataaataaaaattaaaaaattttaaaataatagcAACGGGTCTAGAGCTTCATTAACCTGAGCTCTGCACTGGCTGGCCAGGGCTGTAAGAGCTGCCGCCTCTTCCGCGAAATCCTCCACGGCCACCACGGTCCTGCCGAAGGGGTACACGTCCAGAAAAACTGTTTCGGTCGCCATTATGGAAACCATTTACAAAGCCATTACTCCGGCCTCCATCCCATCCTGCCGAATCTTGagagaagaaataaaataactCCCGTGAAGACTCCGCAATAAGCGAGATACTGAACAATGAAAGTtgtgtcgttgtgatacacacagcacacaaaatgtcctctgcatttaacccattaccatCTTTGGGAGCAGCGGGGAGCCTTTAAAAGGCGACTGGGAAACTGTGGTGACCGTACCCCGCTGAAGGGAATTTGTACCAGCTACCTGAACCGGAAACCACCGCCCCCAAAAGGACGGGCAGGGAATTGAACTTAGCTTTGTTCAGGATGTACAAAAGTACAAGCAAAAGGTATGCTACAAATAAGCACCAAGCTTCCCTAAGttcatttactgcatttcaATAAGTGCTCTCAGAGCCCACCGTATGGGAATAAAGCCCATGTTTCAGACGTGTATACTTTTGTCAAAGCATGCAGACCAGTCGTGCTGCTAAGCTTTTTGGATTCAATTCACAACCAAAACTTGCAGCCAATTCTGGTTGGCACTAGACCAACCTGTCTAGTAGAGAAATAACCATTTCTGGCCTtattagaggaaaaaaaatgtaataaagtggTCAGTGGTGGGTTCTACAAAGTCTTCAATTCAGAATGCTGCTATGACCTACAGCAATATCACCCTCCTTACTGAGCTTGCAACAGAAGAATCTGAAACCGTACAAGCTAAAGCAGCACCTTGCAGCATGCCTCACACCAGAAATAACTAATTCGTGCTTCGCAATCACTAAAAGTGACCCAAGCCCCCGGTCACATCCTGACCCATGCAATGGAAGTAGAGGCCCAGTGTCAAACATGTAACCAGACGCTACTGTGCACTGGGTGAAGTTAGGGGTCCATCCCAGCAAAATGTTCAAGTCTAAACACAGGACCGACACTGACTCGCTGAGGTGATGTtgggggaacaaaaaaaaaataaaaaattaaaaaatgaggtGGGAGATGCTTTGTCCTGATGCATTACAAAAACGGTTGATGGGAGATGTCAATGAGTGAACTTAATGTGAAGACAGGCTTTTATACCATTCTTACCATTTTTGGATGCTTCTTTGTTACGTAAATGGGGTGGAATGTAACGTCCTagagaaattaaataaattaagagtCAGCTCACCTTCATTGATTTCCACAACACTTgaatagaatataaaaaagcACTTACTGCCTGTACCACCACCCTGCACGTCAGCAGACTTCAAGTCTAGGGCAGCAAGctgggaggaggaaaaaaaaaggagacgtTTGATGAGTAAAATATGAGACAGGGTTTGAGACTACCTTTACAACAAGCAAATACGCGAATTTAAAAACGCAAGTCATTTAGAGTTCCTTATTTTATAGGTACCAAAAGACGTTAATAGCAAACCACAATTCACTCATAACACTATGCCCTACTTAACATGCTGCTCCAAGGTGGGGAAAAACCTAGAGCATTACGAAATAATacgaataaaaaataaaaaaaaactagaaaacGTAAGACTCACGAAGTATCGAGATTTAAAGCCCTCATCTCGACGGAAACGTCGTCTCAACGCTGTACGGACGTTCGCCCCGAGGAGCGTGACGCACACAGAAACTGCGCGGCCCGGCCGGCCTTTAGCATCGGCTACCGCTAACGCGCGGCTAACGCTAACGTAGCATCCCGCAGGGGAACTCTCCCAGAGGGCCAGCCGGAATTCGGCCCCGTCGCGCAGCTTTGTTGGGGGGTTCCAAGTGACCCCAGAGAACCACGAAgcgagaaataaaaaaaagaggacgaAGCAACGCGGCGCCGAATTTCACCGCTTGCCGGCAGACCGGCGAGCAAACTAGCCGGTTACGGTTAACGGGAAACGGTGAAAAACGTTGCGGAAACGTATTATAAACTAAGAAAAAAGGGGCATCTTAATACGAAACTAAATCAAAACGCCGGAAACTAAAACCAACCTACAGAGGGGAATGTTCTGTATTAAGTCACTTTAGACCACGAAACcgtaaaaaaggtgaaataagggGATAAATAACATGAATAGATCTTGGGGAAAAACGTCGTACTCTTCGTGGAACTAGTAATGTCAACCGATCGTCGGTTCCACTTCGGCTAAAAGCTAACAAAGAATGCGCTTGCTAAATAGCGGTCGGctaaagtaaaatatatactACAATAAAGCGGGGTCCACGTCCACGGCACCGAACGAACTCGACCGGGCAACGCGGGGCGTTTTAGCCTAAAGGGCCCAGAAATGGTGACGGAACCACGAGGCCCGGCCGAAGAAGCGAACGCCGCATCGAGCGGCGCAGTTCCGCCATCACCACCATTACCTCCGTCTGCTCCACCAACCTCCATCTTAACCAGCAGATTAGGGCGACACGCAGCAAGATGAGCCCGACGCTGTGGCCCCGCACGGCCACGAGTACGCGGCTCCTAACTTCGCGTTCGGCCCGCATCGAGCACACGGACCGCCAGAAAACGCGCACTTACCTGCTGATCTAGACCGTGTGCATTTTCGACGGCCACATGACTCATAACTAAAGAATAATGAGGATGTATTTTCGTATTTGGAGAAAGGATTTTCTTTGTTTGCCGGTATGTGCTGGTCGTCCTGGTACGTTCCCCTTCGTCGTCGTCGATTTATTTAATCTCCCGCTCGGCGTACCTgactaaataaaatgataaaccTTCCCTTTGTTCTCAAACGAtactaaagaagaagaaaaaaaaaccccacgaaGCTAGCTAGAAACGCGCAAACACAGTTCTGAACGTGGCGAGATCCTGTTAGCCGTGCCCGGACTCGACCTCCGCTTTATAGCAGGCGGCGCTGCGTGCTGGGACACGGCGGCGCGTCACCGGCGCGTCACCGCCGCGTTTCATTGGTCGACGCCGCGCATTGGTCGCGACGTTTATCACTATCGGTTATTAACGACGacaatgaacagaaacaaaacaaaagaaaaaaacgtgatttttatttgtctttaggGGCTTCTTCACGCACCTCCCACTAGTAATGCCGTCGATGCTGCCATTATGCTGGGCCGGTGGTGGCCCCGTATTCAggaggttgccaaggtgccactgaggtgccactgaggtccccttgatcagggcaccgtccccacacactgctccccgttctgctcaccaagggtgatgtttaaaagcagaggacacatttcgttgtgtcaccgtgtgctgtgctgcagtgtatcacacttcactttcattaatggTAAAGTttaacatactttttttttagaaagtacATTCATCTCAACCTGAACAAGAGAAAATTGTAAAGATTCAGTACTTTCTCAATGAGAGAACTTTTTActgatttttactttttcttgtACTTTACCGACACTGATGCTTTGAGATGTACCTTTTTAGCCGCCTTTTCAAAATTGCATTAAGAGATCATTCGAGAAAATCTTTTCTGTCGTTAGTACGTTGACTTTGGTTTGACATTGCCTCGAAATGTAGATACCCTTTAtgttaaattagttttatttttgtatatatttgtattattataattatttaaaaagtagCACATAGTTTGTTCTTGTAATTACTGGTACAGTAAATATGATGCACTGCAGGCCCATAGAAAATACATATTTCCATCTTTTTGTTGAATATTCCTGTACCAGGAATTCCGGTGAGTAGTGGAGAGAGGACAGACTGtgaaaatgtgctaaattcAACTCTGATTCCCCTGTTTTCAAGAAGAACCAGCCTGACGGATGCCGGGTGGATGAAGTTGCAGTTTTCTTTCTATATGAAAAGACAGCCATGTTCTGatttctgtgctgtgttttcagtggtaaaaaaaaggagaatcAGCTACgataattaataatgaaaagtGATTCtggatttaatttaaattgagATTCCATTGGCTTCAGAAATGTTGTCACAGATATCTGGCAGAAACTCTTTACTTGTGATGATAGTGTAAAGCACAGTTAATACAGAAGTGACATGGGTAAATACAATATCTGATCAAAGTTTTGAGTGTTGTGGTGtctggtggatttttttttagattttatcaTTAGACCCTAAATCAGATTTCACATTTCATCAAGTACATTTCTATTCTAAATGCTACAATTTCAGAGTGAGCACTAACACACTGTGTTATAATGCACATTACAAAAGATTTTATTAATGTGATTCATTTTAGGAATAgtgcaggagaggaagaggaaggccAACAAACTAGTGGCATTGCAGGTAAACTCCTTAAGTGTGAAATACAGTTAAattttttatcaaaaatgtTCTGTACATTTCACCACTCTGCACCCAACATCCCTGGATTGGCTACAGCAGTCACAACCCTGCTTAGGAGAATTTTCCTCTGGGATGAATAAAGTATCTATCTATCAAGTGGTTATGAATAATAAGTGAGAGAGAAGTAAACCTGCATTAGAACTACCACATAACCTTAAAAATGAGACATTGTCATCCAATCAAAAGTCTAGAAATAAATCAGGAAAGTGCTTGCTTAATTCACCAGCTGCCCAAAGTGTAGCATTCTTGGTTATGAGTGTTTCTTTGGCAATGTGACCTCATGTTTGACCTTTCATCACACCCAATCTGCAGATAAAAAAAGCTGCACATGTAATTTCCGTCTTATTTGTTCAGTTACAGGTCTTCTAAAGCTCAGAGGAAGCTCGCCTTTACTGCTCCTAGTCAGTACAGGAACATATGCTGAAGGATAAAGGAGCCAATTACCAATTAGGCAAAGCCTTTCAACGGCAAGGCAGATGGGtgcttgaacatttttttaaaaaagtagaTAAATCGTATAGTTCGATTTAACTGAATCCTGTGCTACATTCTATATATGAAATTTCTTCACTTATACACTCAATACATGGTCAATAAGCTTTCATGTTGCCTTTAAAACAATTAATTCTATATTTTTAGATGCACTTGTAAGCAGGGTTCTTCCACATGTGCacgtggggagaaaaaaaaaaaaaaaaaaagctaatttaaTCACAATATTGTTAGACTAAACTATATGACAACCCCAAAAAGCTTAATTTGGAGGAAGTGTTTCTTCCTGCAAGTTTGCA
The Denticeps clupeoides chromosome 15, fDenClu1.1, whole genome shotgun sequence DNA segment above includes these coding regions:
- the LOC114764378 gene encoding ATP-dependent RNA helicase DDX3X-like isoform X3, translating into MSHVAVENAHGLDQQLAALDLKSADVQGGGTGRRYIPPHLRNKEASKNEGFGYDNKDGGGWNVQRDRDAYTSFGGRSDRGKSSFFNDRGSSRPRFERGGFASGGGGRWLDDSRDEEDWSKPLSRNERLEHELFSGSNTGINFEKYDDIPVEATGQNAPSPIDSFHDVDMGEIIMGNITLSRYSRPTPVQKHAIPIIKSKRDLMACAQTGSGKTAAFLLPVLSQIYTDGPGEALQAVKGGSQENGKYGRRKQYPLSLVLAPTRELALQIYDEARKFAYRSRVRPCVVYGGADIGQQIRDLERGCHLLVATPGRLVDMMERGKIGLDYCSYLVLDEADRMLDMGFEPQIRRIVEQDTMPPKGHRQTMMFSATFPKEIQILARDFLDEYIFLAVGRVGSTSENITQKVVWVEENDKRSFLLDLLNATVIPSEVQDQTGESIEKPGKDSLTLVFVETKKGADSLEDFLYREGYACTSIHGDRSQRDREEALHQFRSGRCPILVATAVAARGLDISNVKHVINFDLPSDIEEYVHRIGRTGRVGNLGLATSFFNDKNGNITKDLLDLLVEAKQEVPSWLESLAYEHQHKSSGRGRSKSRFSGGFGARDYRQTSSSSSGTFGSRGGRSTGGHTGNRGFGGGGFGNFYSNDGYGGSYSQQVDWWGN
- the LOC114764378 gene encoding putative ATP-dependent RNA helicase an3 isoform X1; this translates as MSHVAVENAHGLDQQLAALDLKSADVQGGGTGRRYIPPHLRNKEASKNDSAGWDGGRSNGFVNGFHNGDRNSFSGRVPLRQDRGGRGGFRGRGGSSYSPGQPVQSSEGFGYDNKDGGGWNVQRDRDAYTSFGGRSDRGKSSFFNDRGSSRPRFERGGFASGGGGRWLDDSRDEEDWSKPLSRNERLEHELFSGSNTGINFEKYDDIPVEATGQNAPSPIDSFHDVDMGEIIMGNITLSRYSRPTPVQKHAIPIIKSKRDLMACAQTGSGKTAAFLLPVLSQIYTDGPGEALQAVKGGSQENGKYGRRKQYPLSLVLAPTRELALQIYDEARKFAYRSRVRPCVVYGGADIGQQIRDLERGCHLLVATPGRLVDMMERGKIGLDYCSYLVLDEADRMLDMGFEPQIRRIVEQDTMPPKGHRQTMMFSATFPKEIQILARDFLDEYIFLAVGRVGSTSENITQKVVWVEENDKRSFLLDLLNATVIPSEVQDQTGESIEKPGKDSLTLVFVETKKGADSLEDFLYREGYACTSIHGDRSQRDREEALHQFRSGRCPILVATAVAARGLDISNVKHVINFDLPSDIEEYVHRIGRTGRVGNLGLATSFFNDKNGNITKDLLDLLVEAKQEVPSWLESLAYEHQHKSSGRGRSKSRFSGGFGARDYRQTSSSSSGTFGSRGGRSTGGHTGNRGFGGGGFGNFYSNDGYGGSYSQQVDWWGN
- the LOC114764378 gene encoding putative ATP-dependent RNA helicase an3 isoform X2 gives rise to the protein MSHVAVENAHGLDQQLAALDLKSADVQGGGTGRRYIPPHLRNKEASKNDSAGWDGGRSNGFVNGFHNGDRNSFSGRVPLRQDRGGRGGFRGRGGSSYSPGQPVQSSEGFGYDNKDGGGWNVQRDRDAYTSFGGRSDRGKSSFFNDRGSSRPRFERGGFASGGGGRWLDDSRDEEDWSKPLSRNERLEHELFSGSNTGINFEKYDDIPVEATGQNAPSPIDSFHDVDMGEIIMGNITLSRYSRPTPVQKHAIPIIKSKRDLMACAQTGSGKTAAFLLPVLSQIYTDGPGEALQAVKGGSQENGKYGRRKQYPLSLVLAPTRELALQIYDEARKFAYRSRVRPCVVYGGADIGQQIRDLERGCHLLVATPGRLVDMMERGKIGLDYCSYLVLDEADRMLDMGFEPQIRRIVEQDTMPPKGHRQTMMFSATFPKEIQILARDFLDEYIFLAVGRVGSTSENITQKVVWVEENDKRSFLLDLLNATGKDSLTLVFVETKKGADSLEDFLYREGYACTSIHGDRSQRDREEALHQFRSGRCPILVATAVAARGLDISNVKHVINFDLPSDIEEYVHRIGRTGRVGNLGLATSFFNDKNGNITKDLLDLLVEAKQEVPSWLESLAYEHQHKSSGRGRSKSRFSGGFGARDYRQTSSSSSGTFGSRGGRSTGGHTGNRGFGGGGFGNFYSNDGYGGSYSQQVDWWGN
- the LOC114764378 gene encoding ATP-dependent RNA helicase DDX3X-like isoform X4; translated protein: MSHVAVENAHGLDQQLAALDLKSADVQGGGTGRRYIPPHLRNKEASKNEGFGYDNKDGGGWNVQRDRDAYTSFGGRSDRGKSSFFNDRGSSRPRFERGGFASGGGGRWLDDSRDEEDWSKPLSRNERLEHELFSGSNTGINFEKYDDIPVEATGQNAPSPIDSFHDVDMGEIIMGNITLSRYSRPTPVQKHAIPIIKSKRDLMACAQTGSGKTAAFLLPVLSQIYTDGPGEALQAVKGGSQENGKYGRRKQYPLSLVLAPTRELALQIYDEARKFAYRSRVRPCVVYGGADIGQQIRDLERGCHLLVATPGRLVDMMERGKIGLDYCSYLVLDEADRMLDMGFEPQIRRIVEQDTMPPKGHRQTMMFSATFPKEIQILARDFLDEYIFLAVGRVGSTSENITQKVVWVEENDKRSFLLDLLNATGKDSLTLVFVETKKGADSLEDFLYREGYACTSIHGDRSQRDREEALHQFRSGRCPILVATAVAARGLDISNVKHVINFDLPSDIEEYVHRIGRTGRVGNLGLATSFFNDKNGNITKDLLDLLVEAKQEVPSWLESLAYEHQHKSSGRGRSKSRFSGGFGARDYRQTSSSSSGTFGSRGGRSTGGHTGNRGFGGGGFGNFYSNDGYGGSYSQQVDWWGN